The following are encoded in a window of Brockia lithotrophica genomic DNA:
- a CDS encoding helix-turn-helix domain-containing protein: MAPVLFWTLPVRFGALDAGGFVLAIWPKPSVSLTGHFFSCYPGCKFRQTQKLSAEDGVEEASERNGRLNGAGGRTVESLSEKRVLGQEPAFLAVDEEIAEVLGDLRRRNIRPHCGSRQDQAPNFPVSNAGRLFSFIACFRRRYRRYETLGMCLPDVGLIVTDFDLRVVSDMHPTPGGSGGEQGGESARSPSLSAIPEFNPGDLLDEASYGLTAFVLAKRSGRIRAVAGAVHTCPQFKGMWTVAVPFGKEPLGYVGLFFSTDRDPYGYALWLIDMTEQIGRELWAGGGEAERETLSESEEEGERAGLLKKTLTVREREVLDLMLEGLSDEAIGQKLYISVWTVRTHRKNMYRKLGVST; the protein is encoded by the coding sequence TTGGCGCCGGTTCTTTTTTGGACGCTACCGGTTCGTTTTGGGGCGCTGGACGCTGGAGGTTTCGTTTTGGCCATATGGCCAAAGCCGAGTGTCTCGTTGACCGGCCATTTTTTTTCATGCTATCCTGGTTGTAAATTCCGCCAAACCCAAAAACTTAGCGCAGAAGACGGAGTCGAGGAGGCGAGTGAACGAAACGGGAGATTGAACGGCGCAGGAGGGAGGACCGTGGAAAGCCTCTCAGAGAAGCGAGTCCTGGGTCAGGAACCGGCTTTCCTGGCGGTGGATGAGGAGATCGCGGAGGTGCTCGGCGATCTTCGCAGGCGGAACATTCGCCCTCATTGCGGAAGTCGGCAGGACCAGGCGCCGAATTTTCCTGTTTCGAACGCGGGACGCCTCTTTTCGTTCATCGCATGCTTTCGCCGACGGTATCGGCGTTACGAAACGCTCGGAATGTGCTTGCCCGACGTCGGGCTCATCGTAACGGATTTTGATCTCCGCGTCGTTTCGGACATGCATCCGACGCCGGGAGGAAGCGGCGGGGAACAAGGAGGCGAAAGCGCACGGTCGCCTTCCTTGAGCGCAATTCCGGAATTCAATCCCGGAGATTTGCTCGATGAGGCGTCTTATGGCCTCACCGCTTTTGTTCTGGCGAAGCGCTCAGGACGCATTCGTGCCGTCGCCGGTGCGGTTCACACCTGTCCGCAGTTCAAAGGGATGTGGACCGTCGCGGTACCGTTTGGGAAGGAGCCGCTGGGTTATGTAGGGCTTTTCTTTTCGACAGATCGAGATCCGTACGGCTACGCACTCTGGCTGATCGACATGACGGAGCAGATCGGGCGGGAGCTTTGGGCAGGGGGAGGGGAAGCGGAACGGGAAACTTTATCGGAGAGCGAAGAGGAAGGAGAAAGAGCGGGTCTCTTGAAGAAGACGCTTACGGTGCGCGAACGTGAGGTTCTCGACCTTATGCTCGAAGGGCTAAGCGATGAGGCCATTGGCCAGAAACTTTACATCAGCGTCTGGACGGTCCGGACCCATCGGAAGAACATGTATCGAAAACTCGGCGTCAGCACT
- a CDS encoding helix-turn-helix transcriptional regulator, with the protein MGQKLYISVWTVRTHRKNMYRKLGVSTLRELVGKMKRWGVGGEKYLA; encoded by the coding sequence ATTGGCCAGAAACTTTACATCAGCGTCTGGACGGTCCGGACCCATCGGAAGAACATGTATCGAAAACTCGGCGTCAGCACTTTGCGGGAATTAGTAGGGAAGATGAAAAGGTGGGGCGTCGGCGGGGAAAAATACCTCGCTTGA
- a CDS encoding ABC transporter ATP-binding protein — protein MGVKPILEARNVTKVYGHGRTQVVAVRSVSLNISAGECVALMGPSGSGKSTLLKVLGLILRPTEGSVLIRGEEVACDEFCRARLRNKFFGYIDQEFAIIESESVESNVMIPLQYANHKPSRQEIRARIRQALEEVGLGWALKKNASQLSGGERQRVAIARALVNDPMVILADEPTAALDGKTTQEIMALFLSIKSRGAAVLIATHDDRVAKQCDHILRMIDGRLVE, from the coding sequence GTGGGTGTGAAACCAATTTTAGAAGCTCGCAATGTGACCAAAGTGTATGGTCACGGCCGCACGCAAGTCGTGGCCGTGCGCTCCGTCTCCCTGAATATCTCGGCTGGTGAGTGCGTTGCCTTAATGGGGCCGTCCGGAAGCGGAAAGTCGACATTGCTCAAGGTCCTGGGACTCATTCTTCGACCGACAGAAGGGAGCGTGCTGATCCGAGGAGAAGAAGTGGCCTGTGATGAGTTTTGCCGTGCTCGGTTGCGGAACAAATTTTTTGGGTATATCGATCAAGAATTTGCGATCATTGAGAGCGAAAGTGTGGAGAGTAATGTCATGATTCCCCTTCAATATGCAAATCACAAACCTAGTCGGCAGGAAATCCGGGCGAGAATTCGACAGGCGCTGGAAGAGGTCGGCCTTGGTTGGGCTTTGAAGAAAAATGCGTCGCAACTGTCGGGGGGAGAACGACAGCGCGTCGCCATTGCTCGAGCGCTGGTCAATGATCCGATGGTTATCCTCGCCGATGAGCCAACGGCTGCTCTCGATGGAAAGACCACCCAGGAGATTATGGCGCTCTTTCTATCCATCAAATCGCGCGGTGCGGCGGTGCTGATAGCGACGCACGATGACCGGGTGGCAAAGCAATGCGACCATATTCTGCGTATGATCGACGGTCGCCTTGTGGAATGA
- a CDS encoding response regulator transcription factor, with amino-acid sequence MSVSSLSWKVVRPSLAVRIPGFVATKLSVREKEVLELLAAGASTGEIARVLHLSRSTVKTHLVRIAEKLGIEPGMKSILMFIDRLLSEQTDDGKF; translated from the coding sequence GTGAGCGTTTCATCTTTATCGTGGAAAGTCGTTCGCCCTTCGCTGGCCGTCCGTATTCCGGGTTTTGTGGCGACCAAGCTTTCCGTCCGTGAAAAGGAGGTTCTGGAACTTTTGGCTGCCGGCGCGAGCACCGGGGAGATCGCCCGAGTGCTCCATCTTAGCCGGTCGACGGTCAAGACGCACCTCGTCCGCATCGCCGAGAAGTTGGGGATCGAACCGGGCATGAAGTCGATCTTAATGTTTATCGATCGCTTGCTTTCTGAGCAAACGGATGATGGTAAATTTTGA
- a CDS encoding ATP-binding cassette domain-containing protein, with the protein MSEVAKSYINEVAKSIGGAKVASYLCLTVVLYSLYSLQPYFFSRLLSDSAMNLGYLAGVAASFLSISLVNYPNNWMLQAVRMHSKRVVWAANQKKDYAYFIDRSVGEYQNLMNEISFAMRSLQYEGLQLLLQSLIIFVVYSVLLFRYHWLVGFLYLITYGSYLYLSIRLSRQNETGIRRVLDTTSDLNSYIIDFFKNISTILTAGSTALENRNFDKLLNKEREAYFNQQKQIDHSHLITQLWMTLGTVALVAVSFALRPGESFDASLVLVLIYSAFHLTGFGKRFLALLELLGRLDVALRKIGYGDPPRVRPVQVVSLPDPVIIAVEDVSFSYKKGEPVLQQVSFDIRQREKLLIVGRNGSGKSTLVKLIAGLLSPDQGRVLYNRKYLHSAADIGYYSQHMELFDRSIYENMIYPRESYNVGAIWKLVDLLKLNTLIEDEEDLFHKRPGDFGARFSGGEKQKLLIARSLLNKKPVMIYDEVNSALDREAVEIFADLIESELRDSTVILVSHRTEGIRGFERVAEISDGRLSLDLID; encoded by the coding sequence ATGAGTGAGGTCGCGAAATCCTACATAAATGAAGTCGCGAAGAGTATCGGTGGAGCGAAAGTCGCGTCCTACCTGTGCCTTACCGTCGTCCTCTACTCGTTGTACAGCCTGCAACCCTATTTCTTTTCGAGGCTGCTGAGCGATTCGGCGATGAACCTCGGCTACCTCGCCGGGGTTGCTGCTTCTTTTTTGTCGATTTCGCTTGTGAACTACCCCAACAATTGGATGCTCCAAGCCGTGAGGATGCACTCGAAACGAGTGGTTTGGGCCGCGAATCAGAAGAAAGATTACGCCTACTTCATAGACAGGAGCGTAGGCGAGTACCAGAACCTGATGAATGAGATTTCGTTCGCGATGAGATCCTTGCAGTACGAGGGTCTGCAATTACTGTTGCAATCTTTAATCATCTTTGTCGTCTACTCCGTCCTTTTGTTCCGATATCACTGGCTTGTGGGTTTCCTTTACCTGATCACGTACGGCTCCTATCTATATCTGTCGATAAGGCTCTCGAGGCAAAACGAAACCGGGATTCGTCGCGTCCTGGACACGACCTCTGACTTGAACTCATATATAATCGACTTTTTCAAGAACATCTCCACCATTCTCACCGCGGGATCGACCGCCCTGGAGAACCGCAACTTCGATAAGCTGCTGAATAAGGAGCGGGAAGCCTACTTCAACCAGCAGAAGCAGATCGACCATTCCCATCTCATCACGCAGCTGTGGATGACGCTCGGCACGGTCGCCCTCGTGGCCGTGAGCTTTGCCCTCCGGCCGGGCGAGTCGTTCGACGCTTCGCTGGTGCTCGTTCTCATCTATTCGGCCTTCCACCTCACTGGGTTCGGCAAGCGGTTCCTCGCCCTCCTGGAGCTTTTGGGAAGACTCGACGTCGCTCTCAGGAAAATCGGGTACGGCGACCCGCCCCGCGTCCGTCCGGTTCAAGTTGTCTCGCTCCCCGATCCCGTGATCATCGCCGTCGAGGACGTATCCTTTTCCTACAAAAAAGGCGAGCCCGTGCTCCAGCAGGTGTCTTTCGACATCCGTCAGCGCGAGAAGCTGCTTATCGTGGGCAGGAACGGCAGCGGGAAGTCGACGTTGGTCAAGCTGATCGCCGGGCTCCTAAGCCCGGACCAGGGGCGCGTGCTGTACAACCGCAAGTACTTGCACAGCGCTGCCGACATCGGCTACTACTCCCAGCATATGGAGTTGTTCGACCGGAGCATTTACGAGAACATGATCTACCCGCGCGAGTCTTACAACGTCGGCGCGATCTGGAAGCTCGTCGACCTTCTCAAGCTGAACACACTCATCGAGGACGAGGAGGATCTGTTTCACAAACGCCCAGGAGATTTCGGCGCCAGGTTTTCGGGCGGGGAGAAGCAGAAGCTGCTCATCGCCCGCTCGCTCCTGAACAAGAAACCGGTGATGATTTACGATGAGGTCAACTCGGCGCTGGACCGGGAAGCCGTAGAGATCTTTGCCGATTTGATCGAAAGCGAGCTTCGGGACAGCACCGTGATCCTGGTGTCGCACCGGACCGAAGGGATACGCGGCTTCGAAAGAGTCGCGGAAATCTCCGATGGACGGCTCTCGCTCGACCTTATAGATTAG
- a CDS encoding cysteine hydrolase family protein codes for MSRRALIVVDYLNDFAHPEGALTAGAPAQAIDETVRRAVEAFHGRGDVVVFASDAHTPDDPEFALWPPHAVKGTWGQEIYGTTGELARSLRGRKGVYFVDKTKYDAFFRTDLEDILRAEGVNSVYLAGINTSICVMATAQGAYFRGFRVYVLRDAVADMSREAHDFALRHMEAIFRAELVDTESA; via the coding sequence ATGTCTCGTCGTGCTCTTATCGTGGTAGACTACCTGAACGACTTTGCCCATCCGGAAGGAGCGCTCACCGCCGGCGCTCCTGCTCAGGCGATCGATGAAACCGTACGTAGGGCCGTAGAGGCGTTTCACGGGCGAGGAGACGTCGTCGTCTTTGCCTCGGACGCGCATACACCGGACGATCCGGAATTTGCCCTTTGGCCGCCGCATGCCGTAAAGGGAACCTGGGGACAGGAGATCTACGGGACCACGGGCGAACTTGCCCGAAGCTTGCGCGGCCGAAAAGGAGTGTACTTCGTGGACAAGACGAAGTACGACGCATTTTTCCGCACCGACTTGGAAGACATCTTGCGTGCGGAGGGCGTGAATTCCGTGTACCTGGCGGGGATCAATACGTCGATCTGCGTGATGGCCACGGCTCAGGGAGCGTATTTCCGCGGGTTTCGCGTGTACGTCCTCCGCGACGCCGTTGCCGACATGTCGCGGGAAGCCCACGACTTTGCCCTACGGCACATGGAGGCGATCTTTCGGGCGGAACTGGTGGATACGGAAAGCGCGTAG
- a CDS encoding helix-turn-helix transcriptional regulator: MTRLVERFRTTVRDMRERYGIFRKVSFVVSTPDLAVVGFISAEEGGAREGVDLRLLFPTGVRADERSYGVHALACARRRGDFCAVWGWEHTCPALHPFWSLAAPVFVDGLRGDRILGYVGLFADRREELEGYVGWLAESLHAIRRDVEEGLERSSALRWVRPTVAVYIPAAVARLLTPREHEVLAAFLAGLSLDAVAREFYLTRSSVRTYLERVAAKLGVEPRLSELRAYIDRMAQSCEVPCPPRRTT; this comes from the coding sequence GTGACGCGTCTGGTCGAACGCTTCCGGACCACGGTGCGCGATATGCGGGAACGGTACGGGATTTTTCGGAAGGTTTCGTTCGTCGTTTCCACGCCCGATCTTGCGGTGGTGGGATTTATATCCGCCGAGGAAGGGGGTGCGCGTGAGGGCGTCGATCTCCGGCTTCTCTTCCCCACGGGGGTCCGGGCGGACGAGCGTTCCTACGGTGTGCACGCCCTCGCATGTGCGCGTCGGCGCGGGGATTTTTGCGCCGTGTGGGGCTGGGAGCACACCTGTCCTGCACTTCATCCCTTTTGGTCGCTTGCTGCCCCTGTTTTCGTGGATGGCCTCCGTGGAGACCGGATTCTGGGGTATGTGGGGCTTTTTGCGGACCGGCGGGAGGAGCTCGAAGGATACGTTGGGTGGCTCGCGGAAAGCCTTCACGCCATCCGGAGAGACGTGGAGGAAGGCTTGGAGAGGAGTTCCGCCCTTCGGTGGGTTCGTCCGACGGTTGCGGTGTACATCCCGGCCGCCGTCGCCCGCCTCCTCACGCCAAGAGAGCACGAGGTTCTCGCAGCTTTTCTTGCGGGGCTCAGCCTCGATGCCGTCGCGCGGGAGTTCTACCTGACCCGGTCGTCCGTCCGTACGTACCTCGAACGGGTGGCGGCAAAATTGGGCGTCGAGCCCCGCCTCTCCGAGCTTCGCGCCTACATCGACCGGATGGCCCAAAGTTGCGAGGTGCCTTGTCCTCCGCGCCGAACGACATAA
- a CDS encoding S8 family serine peptidase, with the protein MHRRPPTFRKALLWTVAFLLWLSSVSPAFAGPEQTDMRAGKESRPALSARDQVLMRKVAPEVLDAFAKGDMVTYLVRLREQVDVSAVADSARKRAVMQKESPAGQKVAVRQAVASALRETALRTQAPLVGLLEAEKHRGNVREYESFFVVNALAVTSTKDVLDELALRPEVEKILPNAEVRLIGGPLGVSLEPTEGGAASPASTTQEIEGGRTTAPSAVLPAPHLGEALAEGVEWNVAHVRAPQVWAMGIDGTGVVVANLDTGVDGEHPALARKWRGRTGDPALSWFDATYERRPRPVDTNGHGTHVMGTMVGSEESGENRVGVATGATWIAVRVFVGNSTTTDVLLRGGEWVLAPRDSQGNLHPEMAPDVVNNSWGAGPGMDEFYRDMVRAWRAAGIFPVFANGNSGPGAGTVGPPANYPESFGVGAVNARNEVASFSSRGPSPYGEIKPDVAAPGVNIRSSVPGGGYQGGWSGTSMAAPHVAGVVALLLQANASLTVDELVTVLRETAVPLTDDQYPDVPNNGYGYGLIDAYAAVNSVIAGFGTVEGRVTAEGEDREPPVVEPETLGGVFVGDEVEVRARVTDDVAVTNVELFVRAPGAEEWTSFPMRRVEGDHRSGTYAATIPASSTRPPAVEYRIRAEDYGGHVTETPVYEIPVSTGVKPGYVQDFEHDWYGFRTGGEQNTWARGKPNTGPMGAHSGEYVLASNLTGTYLPNANSWVRMPPIDLTDHEGMALLTFWHWYDLEPRYDFGRVYVVAESTGGEPVLAAEFTGRDRTWRQVVIDLTPYRGQVVTVLWNLVSDYSVQYDGWFVDDVALVGPAEAPPPAPEGLRASANDLGQVTLAWDPVDDVHVKDYVLYRARTDGVWEEVGYSRTTSAFHIPTESGTYSFAVAARTYDGTVGERSQPVEIAVTVPPVLFLDDFNGPDDNGWTHGGRNDIWARGEPRKGPMAALIPPNVWATGLSGNYENNMDASLYAPPIDLRNAEHAGLTFAHWYEIERYWDKARVEISRDGGQNWEELAAYSDREVGKRWSFVRVDLDPYVGHVVQLRFRFTSDSSVTYQGWLLDHVVVYATHVDTDLGPHEEAFFPEEKPSRDVPDSPPPRLSRESSPIAPDPGLKGGEGRTLPMPGAGLVDARTGAIPLAATVTSLETGRSTRSDPVTGAYRLRLPAGEHTLRAEAYGYFPAERRVRVEDGQTVQVDFHLLPRPRGWIEGQVVDERSGAPLSGARILVLEDAQVPPATSDGEGNFRLEVYAGRYTLSVSHPEYHPLRTEVEVAGGETVSVTLRLKPFIGIEDTIAYDGGTADNAWAFYRAGNGFAVRMSPRSTPVQVVGGLFRFWDTSWPVPGGTDFRVAVFDASGPGGAPGKLLLGPLPAQAKRDGTWTEVRFDEPILVEGDFYLAAIQAADYPYTPGLATDETSPNSGRNWLYVDGDWSQAEREKGNFLIRALVRYPVEAPTILEPEDGSFTNREDVLVRGTFAVEGARVRVFNGGDLAGETTIRDGGFSLTVHLREGENVLTAVGVVGDKLTDPSAPVRVIVKLTPPVLALEEPPDGLRTNRDAVGVRGTVRDSYLASLTVNGQGVVVREDGTFAHRVLLDEGENRIVVVATDRAGNEARVERTVYMSQRLPEYEVVAPAEDVTLGEGEELVVRAEGDGGLLMTFRLELPLVAETAEGSVLPMPEISPGVYEGRWRVPAGLQAEGVRVRVEGVDAYGNVAVRYAPGRVNFRAGEPFVVVGGNLRAQAFGPEVRYDEVWYAGPDGVLCVEVRAYDGRGAVAAEGKVYADGRFELALPRGATYTVEVRVPGHLSYRTQVFVDGDRYLEVPLLLAGDVNGDGRIDARDLAEITRHLGKRAPWKSLAEARADLNRDGVVDYRDLAYVLKNLGKRSR; encoded by the coding sequence ATGCACAGACGCCCCCCTACTTTCCGGAAAGCGCTTCTTTGGACCGTGGCGTTTCTCCTTTGGCTTTCGAGCGTGTCTCCGGCGTTTGCCGGTCCGGAGCAAACGGATATGCGCGCGGGGAAGGAAAGCCGCCCCGCCTTGAGTGCCCGCGACCAAGTCCTTATGCGCAAGGTCGCTCCGGAAGTACTGGATGCCTTTGCCAAGGGCGACATGGTCACGTACCTCGTGCGGCTGAGGGAACAGGTGGACGTATCGGCGGTGGCGGACTCGGCGCGAAAACGGGCAGTGATGCAAAAGGAAAGCCCCGCAGGCCAAAAGGTTGCCGTACGCCAGGCCGTCGCCTCCGCGCTACGTGAGACGGCCCTTCGCACCCAGGCGCCTTTGGTCGGCCTCCTCGAGGCGGAGAAGCACCGGGGTAACGTACGCGAGTACGAGTCGTTTTTCGTCGTCAACGCCCTTGCGGTGACTTCGACGAAAGACGTTTTGGACGAGCTCGCCCTCCGTCCGGAAGTGGAGAAGATCCTCCCCAACGCCGAGGTGCGCCTCATCGGCGGCCCCCTTGGTGTTTCTCTCGAACCGACGGAAGGTGGAGCGGCCTCGCCCGCCTCGACGACGCAGGAAATAGAAGGGGGGCGGACTACAGCGCCCTCGGCGGTGCTTCCCGCGCCCCATCTCGGAGAGGCGCTCGCGGAGGGCGTGGAATGGAACGTCGCCCACGTGCGGGCGCCTCAGGTGTGGGCGATGGGCATCGACGGTACGGGGGTCGTCGTCGCCAATTTGGACACGGGCGTGGACGGAGAGCATCCGGCCCTTGCGCGGAAGTGGCGGGGTCGGACGGGCGATCCGGCTCTGAGTTGGTTTGACGCCACTTACGAGCGGCGGCCGCGGCCGGTGGACACGAACGGACACGGGACGCACGTCATGGGTACTATGGTCGGCTCCGAGGAAAGCGGAGAAAACCGGGTAGGCGTGGCCACGGGAGCGACGTGGATCGCTGTCCGCGTATTCGTCGGCAATTCGACGACCACGGACGTCCTCCTCCGCGGGGGAGAGTGGGTCCTTGCGCCCCGCGACTCCCAAGGGAATCTCCATCCGGAGATGGCGCCCGACGTCGTGAACAACTCCTGGGGTGCGGGTCCCGGGATGGACGAGTTCTACCGCGATATGGTTCGGGCGTGGCGGGCGGCGGGAATTTTCCCGGTCTTCGCCAACGGCAACAGCGGCCCAGGGGCGGGCACCGTCGGTCCTCCGGCAAACTATCCGGAATCCTTCGGCGTAGGTGCCGTAAACGCGCGCAACGAAGTGGCATCCTTTTCCAGCCGCGGGCCTTCTCCCTACGGCGAGATCAAACCCGACGTGGCCGCTCCGGGGGTAAACATCCGCTCCAGCGTGCCGGGAGGCGGGTATCAGGGCGGGTGGAGCGGGACCTCCATGGCCGCTCCGCACGTGGCGGGCGTCGTAGCGCTCCTTTTGCAGGCCAACGCCTCGCTTACGGTGGACGAGCTCGTCACCGTCTTGCGCGAGACGGCAGTTCCCCTCACAGATGACCAGTACCCGGATGTTCCCAACAACGGCTACGGGTACGGGCTTATCGACGCGTATGCTGCGGTGAACTCTGTCATCGCCGGCTTCGGGACCGTGGAGGGGCGCGTGACGGCGGAAGGCGAGGACCGCGAACCCCCGGTTGTTGAGCCCGAAACGCTCGGCGGGGTGTTCGTCGGGGACGAGGTTGAAGTCCGCGCGCGCGTGACGGACGACGTGGCCGTGACGAACGTAGAGCTCTTCGTCCGCGCTCCTGGAGCGGAGGAGTGGACGAGCTTTCCCATGCGGCGTGTCGAGGGCGACCACCGTTCGGGGACGTATGCGGCGACCATACCCGCATCGTCTACCCGTCCCCCTGCCGTGGAATACCGTATACGCGCCGAAGACTACGGAGGGCACGTGACCGAAACGCCCGTCTACGAAATCCCCGTCTCTACGGGTGTGAAGCCGGGCTACGTTCAGGATTTCGAGCACGACTGGTACGGATTCCGCACGGGCGGGGAACAAAACACCTGGGCTCGCGGCAAACCGAATACGGGACCTATGGGCGCCCACAGCGGCGAATACGTCCTCGCTTCCAACCTCACGGGGACCTACCTTCCGAACGCGAACAGCTGGGTCCGCATGCCGCCGATCGACCTCACGGACCACGAGGGGATGGCACTTCTCACCTTTTGGCATTGGTACGACCTCGAACCCCGGTACGACTTCGGGCGCGTGTACGTGGTCGCCGAATCGACGGGTGGGGAGCCTGTCTTGGCGGCTGAATTCACGGGCCGCGACCGAACGTGGCGGCAGGTGGTCATCGACCTCACGCCGTACCGCGGTCAGGTCGTCACGGTGCTGTGGAATCTCGTAAGCGACTATTCCGTCCAGTACGACGGGTGGTTCGTCGACGACGTCGCGCTCGTGGGGCCTGCGGAAGCTCCGCCCCCAGCGCCCGAAGGATTGCGCGCCTCGGCAAATGATCTGGGACAGGTGACCCTCGCGTGGGATCCCGTGGATGACGTACACGTAAAGGACTACGTCCTCTATCGGGCTCGGACGGATGGCGTATGGGAGGAGGTCGGGTATAGCCGTACGACGTCCGCCTTCCACATCCCCACCGAAAGCGGTACGTATTCCTTTGCCGTCGCCGCCCGCACGTACGACGGCACCGTTGGCGAACGATCGCAGCCGGTGGAGATCGCCGTGACGGTTCCGCCCGTGCTCTTCTTGGATGACTTTAACGGACCGGACGACAACGGGTGGACGCACGGCGGGCGCAACGACATTTGGGCCCGCGGGGAGCCGCGCAAGGGGCCGATGGCAGCGCTCATCCCCCCGAACGTGTGGGCGACCGGTCTTTCGGGGAACTACGAAAACAACATGGACGCTTCCCTATACGCCCCTCCGATCGACCTGCGGAATGCGGAGCACGCCGGACTTACGTTTGCCCACTGGTACGAGATCGAACGGTACTGGGACAAGGCCCGCGTGGAGATCTCGCGCGACGGCGGCCAGAATTGGGAGGAACTCGCCGCGTATTCGGACCGCGAGGTGGGGAAACGTTGGTCGTTCGTGCGCGTAGACCTCGATCCGTACGTGGGTCACGTCGTCCAACTTCGCTTTCGCTTCACGAGCGATTCATCGGTGACGTACCAGGGGTGGCTCCTCGACCACGTCGTCGTCTACGCCACACACGTAGATACGGACCTCGGTCCGCACGAAGAGGCGTTTTTCCCCGAGGAGAAGCCCTCCCGGGACGTACCTGACTCCCCCCCTCCGAGGCTTTCCCGCGAGTCGTCTCCTATAGCTCCGGATCCGGGCCTCAAGGGAGGGGAGGGCCGTACCCTTCCAATGCCCGGGGCGGGCCTCGTGGATGCACGCACGGGTGCCATCCCCCTGGCAGCGACCGTGACCTCGCTCGAAACGGGGCGTTCTACCCGATCGGACCCGGTGACGGGTGCCTACCGCCTGCGCCTGCCCGCCGGCGAGCACACGCTTCGGGCGGAGGCCTACGGCTACTTCCCCGCGGAGCGGCGCGTGCGCGTAGAGGACGGTCAGACTGTACAGGTGGACTTCCACCTCCTCCCGCGCCCACGCGGCTGGATTGAGGGGCAAGTGGTGGACGAACGGTCGGGTGCTCCCCTTTCCGGAGCCCGCATCCTCGTGCTCGAGGACGCTCAAGTTCCTCCGGCGACGAGCGATGGGGAGGGGAACTTCCGCCTCGAGGTTTACGCCGGCCGCTACACGCTTTCCGTCTCCCACCCCGAATACCACCCGCTGCGGACGGAAGTGGAGGTTGCAGGCGGCGAAACGGTCTCTGTAACGCTCCGTCTCAAGCCGTTTATCGGTATCGAGGACACGATCGCCTACGACGGAGGAACTGCGGACAACGCGTGGGCGTTCTACCGGGCGGGGAACGGCTTTGCCGTACGCATGTCCCCCCGAAGCACCCCCGTGCAAGTGGTGGGCGGCCTCTTCCGTTTTTGGGACACCAGCTGGCCTGTACCCGGGGGGACGGACTTCCGCGTGGCGGTCTTTGACGCGAGCGGCCCAGGCGGAGCCCCTGGAAAGCTCCTGTTGGGTCCCCTGCCGGCGCAGGCCAAGCGCGACGGAACGTGGACGGAAGTCCGCTTCGACGAACCAATCCTTGTAGAGGGAGACTTTTACCTCGCGGCGATCCAGGCGGCGGATTACCCGTATACGCCCGGTCTGGCGACGGATGAGACGTCTCCGAACTCGGGCCGCAATTGGCTCTACGTGGACGGAGACTGGTCCCAGGCTGAGCGCGAGAAGGGGAACTTCCTCATCCGCGCCCTCGTCCGGTACCCGGTAGAAGCGCCGACGATCCTCGAACCCGAAGACGGATCCTTTACGAATCGGGAGGACGTCCTCGTCCGCGGTACCTTTGCCGTCGAGGGGGCGAGGGTACGCGTATTCAACGGCGGAGATCTTGCGGGCGAAACTACCATTCGAGACGGCGGTTTCTCCCTTACGGTGCACCTCCGGGAAGGAGAAAACGTACTTACGGCCGTGGGCGTGGTGGGGGACAAGCTCACGGATCCGTCGGCCCCCGTTCGGGTGATCGTAAAGCTCACGCCGCCCGTGCTCGCTCTTGAAGAACCACCTGATGGACTAAGGACCAACCGCGACGCCGTCGGAGTTCGGGGAACGGTCCGGGATTCGTACCTCGCCTCGCTCACGGTGAACGGACAAGGAGTCGTCGTCCGGGAGGATGGCACCTTCGCCCACCGCGTGCTTTTGGACGAAGGAGAAAATCGGATCGTCGTGGTAGCCACGGACCGCGCGGGGAACGAGGCGAGGGTAGAGCGTACGGTGTACATGTCGCAGAGGTTGCCGGAGTACGAAGTCGTCGCGCCGGCAGAGGACGTAACCCTCGGCGAGGGTGAGGAACTCGTCGTGCGGGCAGAAGGGGACGGCGGACTCCTTATGACCTTCCGGTTGGAACTCCCACTCGTGGCGGAGACGGCGGAAGGCTCCGTACTCCCCATGCCGGAAATCTCTCCAGGGGTGTACGAAGGGCGCTGGCGGGTGCCCGCGGGGCTTCAGGCAGAAGGCGTCCGCGTCCGCGTGGAAGGCGTAGATGCTTACGGAAACGTCGCCGTCCGCTACGCGCCTGGGCGCGTGAATTTCCGCGCGGGAGAACCTTTCGTCGTGGTGGGCGGGAATCTCCGTGCCCAAGCCTTCGGTCCTGAGGTTCGTTACGACGAAGTATGGTACGCAGGACCGGACGGCGTGCTTTGCGTCGAGGTTCGGGCGTACGACGGGCGCGGCGCCGTGGCCGCGGAGGGCAAGGTGTACGCGGACGGGAGATTCGAGCTCGCGCTCCCGCGCGGGGCGACGTACACCGTGGAAGTCCGCGTTCCCGGACACCTTTCCTACCGCACGCAGGTCTTTGTGGACGGAGATCGCTACCTGGAAGTTCCGCTCCTTTTGGCAGGTGACGTGAACGGAGACGGAAGAATCGACGCCCGCGATCTCGCGGAGATCACCCGTCACCTGGGGAAGCGCGCCCCCTGGAAATCGCTTGCCGAGGCGCGCGCGGACCTCAACCGAGACGGCGTCGTCGACTACCGCGACCTCGCGTACGTGCTCAAAAACCTCGGGAAGCGGAGCAGGTGA